Within the Polymorphobacter megasporae genome, the region TGAAGTCCTTGGCCTCCCCGGCCCAACGCGCCGAATAGATCCCCGGCGCGCCGTCGAGCACGTCGACGCACAGCCCCGAATCGTCGGCGAGCGCGGGCAGGCCGCTCGCGGTCGCCGCCGCGAGCGCCTTCAACTCGGCATTGGCAGCGAAGGTCAGGCCAGTCTCCTCGGGCTCGGGCAGGCCGAGATCGCCCGCCGCGACGACGTCCATCCCGAACGGGCCGAGCAGCGCCGCGATCTCGCGGACCTTCCCCGGGTTATGCGTTGCCAGCACCAGCTGCCCCGGCTCGAGCCGTCGCCCGATGACCTGCTGCCCGTCGTGATGCTGGCCGTCCACGATCAGCGCCCCGTCGCGACCAGCTGCGCGGCGAAGATCTCGTTGCAGCCGATGCGTGCGAGGCGGAGCATTCGGAGCAGTGCTTCCTCGTCGTAAGTCGCGCCCTCCGCGGTCGCCTGAACCTCGACGAGTCCGCCGGTCGAGGTGAGGACGAAATTGCCGTCGGTCCCGGCGCCCGAGTCCTCGATATAGTCGAGGTCGAGGACGACGTTGCCGTCGTGGACGCCGCAGCTGACCGCCGCGACCTGGCTCGTCAGCGGGTCGATCGTCAGCGCGTTCTTCTTCATGATCCCGTCGATCGCCAGCCGGAGCGCGACCCATGCGCCCGAGATCGACGCGGTGCGCGTCCCGCCGTCGGCCTGGAGGACGTCGCAGTCGAGCGTGATCTGGCGCTCGCCGAGCAGCTTCAGGTCGGTCACGGCGCGCAAGGACCGCCCGATCAGCCGCTGGATCTCCTGCGTTCGCCCCGACTGCTTGCCCTTCGCCGCTTCACGCTGGCCGCGGGTGTGCGTCGCGCGCGGCAGCATGCCGTATTCGGCGGTGACCCAGCCCTCGCCCTTGCCGCGCAACCACGGCGGCAGGCGCTCCTCGACCGAGGCGGTGACGAGGACGTGGGTGTCGCCGAACTTGACGAGGCACGACCCCTCGGCGTGGGCGTTGAAGCCGGGAATCAGCTCGACGCGGCGCATCGCGTCGGGGGCGCGGCCTGAAGGGCGCATGGTCGGTCCTTACACTGTGAACGCGGACGCTTAGCCGCTCGGACGGTTGAGCG harbors:
- the rph gene encoding ribonuclease PH produces the protein MRPSGRAPDAMRRVELIPGFNAHAEGSCLVKFGDTHVLVTASVEERLPPWLRGKGEGWVTAEYGMLPRATHTRGQREAAKGKQSGRTQEIQRLIGRSLRAVTDLKLLGERQITLDCDVLQADGGTRTASISGAWVALRLAIDGIMKKNALTIDPLTSQVAAVSCGVHDGNVVLDLDYIEDSGAGTDGNFVLTSTGGLVEVQATAEGATYDEEALLRMLRLARIGCNEIFAAQLVATGR
- the rdgB gene encoding RdgB/HAM1 family non-canonical purine NTP pyrophosphatase, translated to MDGQHHDGQQVIGRRLEPGQLVLATHNPGKVREIAALLGPFGMDVVAAGDLGLPEPEETGLTFAANAELKALAAATASGLPALADDSGLCVDVLDGAPGIYSARWAGEAKDFTAAMARVHEEMAGGPDSAHFVCALTLAWPDGHFETYEGRVYGTLVWPPRGGLGFGYDAMFVAEGMTETFGEIDPAVKHAMSHRAKAFAQLVAACF